Proteins from a genomic interval of Deltaproteobacteria bacterium:
- a CDS encoding transposase, protein MIERTRPGRRRRYTAQEKRQILDEAEAPGSSMSARRYGIAPSLLSRWRRLEDEGALPSLGADEHVVPESKVRNLEHQVRELQRLLGKKTLENEILKDALELTRSKKLISPGSSPRRGGTR, encoded by the coding sequence GTGATCGAGCGCACGAGGCCCGGTCGCCGGCGGCGGTACACGGCGCAAGAGAAGCGGCAGATTCTCGACGAGGCAGAGGCGCCGGGCAGCAGCATGTCGGCGCGACGGTACGGAATCGCACCGAGCCTGCTGTCTCGCTGGCGCCGACTCGAAGACGAAGGCGCGCTGCCGAGCCTCGGTGCCGACGAGCACGTGGTGCCTGAGTCGAAGGTGAGAAACCTGGAGCACCAGGTGCGCGAGCTCCAGCGGCTGCTCGGAAAGAAGACGCTCGAGAACGAAATTCTCAAAGACGCGCTCGAGCTGACGCGCTCAAAAAAACTGATCTCGCCCGGGAGCTCGCCGCGACGCGGAGGTACCCGGTGA